The following nucleotide sequence is from Paenibacillus odorifer.
GCAATCCAATGAAGCATTCGCGTATATTTATCCTTTTGAATTTTCATTCCTTATCCTCCTAGAACAGGGCGTAGTCATCGTTTATTTTGCGGATTATATAGTTGACCGTCATAATGAGGACGAAGCCGAACAGGGATTGATAAACCCCGGCAGCCGTTGCCATGCCCACATCAAAGGTTACTTTAAGCGAACGGTATACATAGGTATCAAGGATATCCGTCGTATTGTAGAGCAGCCCGTTATTGCCTATTAATTGATAGAAAAGATCAAACTGGCCCTTCATAATACTGCCGAGCGCAAAGAGCAGCAGCACCACAAAGGTTGATTTCAGCATCGGCAGCGTTATATACCAAATCCGCTGGAAAATATTAGCGCCATCAATTTTGGCCGCTTCATAATATTCGTCACTAATCCCCGTAATCGCCGCCAGATAAATCACCATGCTGTAGCCAAGATTTTTCCATAGATAAAAGATAATGATCAGAAAGATCCATGCCCAAGGTTTACTGTA
It contains:
- a CDS encoding ABC transporter permease, which codes for MFLMLLPTLVFFLVNSYFPMVGIYYAFTQFDFNSSMFNSKFVGLQNFEFLWRSGTLVKLTMNTIGYNIAFIVLGNVLAIVCAILLSELNGKWFKKISQSVMFLPYFVSFVILSVIVYNLFNYDSGFLNTILTQFGLDPVDVYSKPWAWIFLIIIFYLWKNLGYSMVIYLAAITGISDEYYEAAKIDGANIFQRIWYITLPMLKSTFVVLLLFALGSIMKGQFDLFYQLIGNNGLLYNTTDILDTYVYRSLKVTFDVGMATAAGVYQSLFGFVLIMTVNYIIRKINDDYALF